In Leifsonia sp. AK011, the genomic stretch ACTCGGGGCCTCGCAGAGACCGGCGGCGTCATCTCCGCGGCAGCCATCATCATGATCGCGGTGTTCCTGAGCTTCACCCTGCACCCGAGCCCCGTGATCAAGGTGTTCGGCCTCGGGCTCGCGGTGGCCGTCTTTGTGGATGCCACGATCATCCGGCTCCTCCTCGTGCCCGCGATCATGACCCTCCTCGGCCGAGCCGCGTGGTGGTGGCCCGGAAGCCGACGGCCCGTCGTGCCGATCACGGAACCCGTTCGCGGAGGATCGTCGGTCTAGGCTGGTCGGCGTGCCGAATCAGTTCAGGAGCATCGATGAGTTCCTGGAATCGCTTCCGCCCGAAGGCCGGCGGGAGGCCGAGACGCTCCGATCGCTCGTCACGTCGGCGCACCCCGGCCTCACGGAATCCATCAAGTGGAACTCGCCCAACTACTCCCTCGGTGACATCGACCTGCTGACGATGAACGTGCCGCGATCGGGCCCGCTCCGGTTGATCCTGCACAAGGGCACGAAGGTGGCCGAGGACAAGGCGGCCGCGCCCCAGTTCGACGGCGACCCCGACGGGCTGCTGACGTGGCACTCCAATATCCGGGCGAGCGTCAGGATGTCGGCATCCGACTCTGATGTGATCGCCAACGTCATTCGGGCCTGGGTGGCCTCCGCGACCTGACGCACACCGTCGCTCACGAGCTTCCAGAACAACGATGTGCGTCAGGTCGACGCAAGATCGGTCGCTAGCGCCGACCGAGCGTGGCCACCCCGGCCGCGACGAGCGCGATCACAGCGGCACCGAAGAACAGCAGCGAGAACCCGCCCGTCATGGCGTCCGCGCTCGAGGTGCCCGACTGGAGGAGCGCGTCGGTGCGGGATGCCGCGACCGTTGCCATCACGGCGAGCCCGAGAGCACCGCCGATCTGCTGGCTCGTGTTGACCAGGCCGCCGGCGAGACCCGCCTCGCCACCCTGGACGCCGTCCACGGCAAGGCTCGTGGCTGCGATGAACGCAACGCCGAGCCCCGCCCCGATGACGATCGACGGACCGAGGAGATGCGCCACGAAATCGGCGGTGCTCGGAGCGAGCGCGAGCCACACGAGACCCGTCGCGAGAACGACGAGACCTCCAGCGAGCGAGCGGGGCGCACCGAGCCGTGTCAGCAGCGTGGGAGCGACGCCGGCGGCGACAACGAGCGCGCCCGCGAGCGGCAGCTGCGTGAGCCCGGCGGTCAGGGCGTCGTACCCGAGCACCGCCTGCATGAACACGGAGAGCGCGAAGAAGAGCCCCACCATCGCGCCACCCACGAGCAGGATGACGACGTTGCCGACGGTCAGGTTGCGGTTGCGGAAGATGCCGAGCGGCACGAGCGGTTCCGGGGAGCGACGCTCGATCGTGACGAAGGCGACGCCCAGTCCGAGGGCGGCGATCGCGAGACCGAGGGTGAGCGGATGCACGAACCCGACCTGCTCGACGGCACTGAGCGCACCGACCGCAGCGACGAGCGCGCCCGTGATCGTGACAGCTCCGGGAACGTCGAGCTTGGCCCGCAGCCCCGGGATGTCACGGCTGACGAGGAACGGGATCGCGACAATCACCACCACTCCCACTGGCACGTTCACGAAGAACACGGACTGCCAGCCGAACGCCGAGGTGAGCACGCCGCCCAGCAGCACGCCAGCGGCCGAGCCGATCCCCGCGACACCGCCCCAGATGCCCAGGGCCTTGGCGCGGTCGCCAGGCTTCGGGAAAAGCTGGGTGACGAGGGCCAGCGCCGCCGGTGCCAGGAGCGCTGCCCCGACACCCTGGAGGGCCCGGGCGGCGAGAAGCATCTCGCTCGACACCGACAGCCCCGCGAGCGCGGATGCGGCGACGAAGCCGGCGACCCCGATGACGAACACCCGGCGGTGCCCGTAGCGGTCTGCCAGCCGACCTCCGAGGAGCAGCAGCCCACCGAACGCGAGCACGTACGCCGTGATGACCCAGGCGAGCGCCACGGTATCCATCTCGAGCTGTTCCCCCAGCACGGGGAGTGCGATGTTGACGATGGATGCATCGAGCACAACCAGGAACTGGGCGAGCGCGAGCACCCCCAGGGCCCACCAGCGGTGGGTGCTGCGAAGCCCCTCGAC encodes the following:
- a CDS encoding DUF1801 domain-containing protein → MPNQFRSIDEFLESLPPEGRREAETLRSLVTSAHPGLTESIKWNSPNYSLGDIDLLTMNVPRSGPLRLILHKGTKVAEDKAAAPQFDGDPDGLLTWHSNIRASVRMSASDSDVIANVIRAWVASAT
- a CDS encoding MFS transporter; translated protein: MTTTLTPPVEGLRSTHRWWALGVLALAQFLVVLDASIVNIALPVLGEQLEMDTVALAWVITAYVLAFGGLLLLGGRLADRYGHRRVFVIGVAGFVAASALAGLSVSSEMLLAARALQGVGAALLAPAALALVTQLFPKPGDRAKALGIWGGVAGIGSAAGVLLGGVLTSAFGWQSVFFVNVPVGVVVIVAIPFLVSRDIPGLRAKLDVPGAVTITGALVAAVGALSAVEQVGFVHPLTLGLAIAALGLGVAFVTIERRSPEPLVPLGIFRNRNLTVGNVVILLVGGAMVGLFFALSVFMQAVLGYDALTAGLTQLPLAGALVVAAGVAPTLLTRLGAPRSLAGGLVVLATGLVWLALAPSTADFVAHLLGPSIVIGAGLGVAFIAATSLAVDGVQGGEAGLAGGLVNTSQQIGGALGLAVMATVAASRTDALLQSGTSSADAMTGGFSLLFFGAAVIALVAAGVATLGRR